The following DNA comes from Salifodinibacter halophilus.
CGATGATAGCCGCGCCGTCGTAGCGCCGCGCTTCGACCAAAGACGCAGGCCGCCGCGAACGCGAGCCGCGGCCGATGCCGCCGCGGCGGCTCAGCCCTTGCCCTGCCCTTTGCCGCCCTGCGCGGACGGATGCTTGCCGCCCTGCGGCTTGGCGGAGCCGGCCTTGCCCGCCGCCTTGCCCGGCTTGCCCTTGTCGCCGGCCTTGGCGTCCTTGGCCTTCGCCGGCGCCGGCG
Coding sequences within:
- a CDS encoding efflux transporter periplasmic adaptor subunit, which encodes PAPAKAKDAKAGDKGKPGKAAGKAGSAKPQGGKHPSAQGGKGQGKG